One Spodoptera frugiperda isolate SF20-4 chromosome 30, AGI-APGP_CSIRO_Sfru_2.0, whole genome shotgun sequence genomic window carries:
- the LOC118269905 gene encoding uncharacterized protein LOC118269905 yields the protein MDYKMELVTLLLCVIPAFVASITITPNGNSPEIKMVGGMSMDVQQDFVPMESKIEEIAVRTTRGKKRKSQTNNNSTKLSINERYRRLIPYMTFYYANDLATPVTDNVKEVEVEKAQILEASGINHANNREPKKIVYSNRNIPRYQGNRLTQHNIASANPTKIYYKGGVPVYHAPSKISPNYNPLFTEFNNGVLRNEYENVRLVHKQAPKPQGISFIPTTRKPYLNLYNEDSPNIRYYLSEKPKYKLVPYEQTPPVKVPENENVYDITKKPVPVSVLIPKEHVYVKARPARPQYVYDNIDVQQPTIRKQPSIVSESYYEKQRPQLLLAQPIVQSGFKPIVNSPQYSKEPATYTTSVPDIDPDFENQKYHETHLQSPQNGNYEDLKPQYYQYVVDQAPTYKPPQATSNSGAAAPLASLLNSLQLNKSIPKPITKENVSASIRTLLQVLNVLKAVPQSGNGDVPVLSTPKPFVASELVKVSKPSIDAQPEPEPEQPLPETEFPEEPYLAPVDTPSQQLDELSPGVGTSQHFPLQQTSDDEGGTPGRPGIDYPILTTIPTTSFDCKTQRYKGFFADPETRCQVWHYCDLNGGQASFLCPNGTIFSQAGLTCDWWFNVRCATTTQLYVLNESLYKYILPHSPKFPEDYSGPLVDKYLTLKFKEMEEQFKKNKNKQSASEKTDSDEEESDDSGENSTEKEDSSEKEDTEGGKGESPVSETSVIVDSPGESGKVERLQE from the exons TTATACCTGCGTTTGTCGCATCAATCACAATCACACCAAATGGAAACAGTCCCGAAATTAAAATGGTTGGAGGAATGTCCATGGACGTGCAGCAGGATTTCGTACCAATGGAATCAAAAATAGAAGAAATTGCTGTCAGAACAACCCGTGGAAAGAAGCGAAAATCGCAAACTAATAATAACTCTACGAAGTTGTCGATCAACGAAAGATACAGGAGACTAATACCTTATATGACATTCTACTATGCCAACGATTTGGCGACACCGGTGACGGATAACGTAAAGGAAGTTGAAGTAGAAAAAGCACAAATACTTGAAGCTAGCGGTATAAATCATGCCAATAATCGTGAGCCCAAGAAAATTGTTTATTCTAATAGAAACATTCCTAGATACCAAGGAAACAGATTAACTCAACACAACATCGCGTCAGCAAATCCAACGAAAATCTATTACAAAGGAGGTGTACCAGTTTACCATGCTCCAAGCAAAATATCGCCAAATTACAATCCCTTGTTTACGGAATTTAATAACGGAGTCTTGCGAAATGAATACGAAAACGTCAGATTGGTTCATAAGCAAGCACCAAAACCTCAAGGCATTTCGTTTATACCAACAACCAGAAAGCCTTATCTGAATTTATACAATGAGGACTCGCCCAACATTCGGTATTATTTGTCGGAGAAACCGAAATATAAATTGGTTCCTTATGAGCAAACTCCTCCCGTTAAAGTACCAGAAAATGAGAACGTATATGACATAACAAAAAAACCAGTACCAGTATCGGTGTTAATACCTAAAGAGCATGTTTATGTGAAGGCAAGACCGGCTCGGCCTCAGTATGTTTACGACAACATTGATGTTCAACAACCAACCATCAGGAAGCAACCATCAATTGTTTCTGAAAGTTATTATGAGAAACAACGTCCACAACTCCTGCTGGCTCAACCTATTGTGCAAAGTGGGTTCAAACCAATAGTTAACTCACCTCAATATTCTAAGGAACCTGCAACTTATACTACGAGCGTACCTGATATTGATCCTGATTTTGAAAATCAGAAGTACCATGAAACACATTTACAGTCTCCGCAAAATGGAAACTATGAGGATCTAAAGCCTCAATACTATCAATATGTGGTTGACCAGGCCCCAACATACAAACCTCCACAAGCAACATCTAACAGTGGAGCAGCAGCTCCACTGGCGTCTCTGTTGAATTCGCTTCAGTTGAATAAGTCCATTCCAAAGCccattacaaaagaaaatgtcaGTGCGTCCATTAGGACTTTACTGCAAGTGCTAAATGTTTTGAAGGCTGTACCACAATCAGGCAATGGAGATGTCCCGGTTCTTAGCACCCCCAAACCATTTGTGGCGTCAGAACTGGTTAAAGTATCCAAACCAAGTATTGATGCTCAACCGGAGCCAGAACCGGAGCAGCCATTACCGGAAACAGAATTTCCTGAAGAACCATACCTCGCGCCCGTGGACACTCCTTCCCAAcaacttgatg AGTTATCACCTGGCGTTGGAACCAGTCAACATTTCCCTTTGCAGCAGACATCAGACGACGAAGGTGGCACTCCAGGACGACCAGGCATTGACTACCCCATACTTACCACGATCCCTACCACCAGCTTCGACTGCAAGACGCAGCGGTACAAAGGCTTCTTCGCAGATCCTGAGACACGTTGTCAG GTGTGGCATTACTGTGACCTAAACGGAGGACAGGCGTCGTTCTTATGCCCGAACGGGACGATATTCTCCCAGGCGGGACTTACCTGCGACTGGTGGTTCAACGTGCGTTGCGCTACCACTACTCAGCTCTACGTACTCAACGAGAGCTTGTACAAGTACATCTTGCCACATTCGCCCAAGTTCCCTGAGGATTACAGTGGCCCACTGGTTGACAA ATACCTGACCCTAAAATTCAAAGAAATGGAGGAACAATTCAAAAAGAACAAGAACAAGCAGAGTGCTTCTGAAAAAACTGATTCAGACGAAGAAGAATCTGATGACTCTGGTGAAAATTCTACTGAGAAGGAAGATTCCAGTGAGAAAGAGGACACTGAAGGGGGCAAAGGAGAGAGTCCAGTCAGTGAAACCAGTGTCATTGTAGACTCGCCCGGTGAGAGTGGGAAAGTCGAAAGGCTACAAGAATAG